Proteins encoded together in one Malaclemys terrapin pileata isolate rMalTer1 chromosome 16, rMalTer1.hap1, whole genome shotgun sequence window:
- the LOC128824916 gene encoding testis-specific serine/threonine-protein kinase 1-like: MDDAAVLKRKGYIMGSNLGESSFAKVKCAYSERLKFHVAVKITDRKNVPPEFLEKFLPRELEILATVSHCSIIKIYEIFETSGKVYIVMELGVQGDLLEFIKRNRGLPEEVARKMFRQLSCAVKYCHDLDVVHRDLKCDNILLDKDMNIKLSDFGFSKRCFQDENGKVILSQTFCGSAAYAAPEVIEGIPYQPKVYDIWSLGVILYVMVSGYMPYDDSNVKRMLRFQKEHRVIFPESLTQECKDLIFRMLQPDVSHRLQIEDVLNHAWVQGKRQKPHTMLE, from the coding sequence ATGGATGATGCTGCAGTCCTTAAGAGGAAAGGTTACATCATGGGGAGCAATTTAGGAGAGAGCTCTTTTGCCAAAGTGAAATGCGCCTACTCTGAGCGCCTGAAATTCCACGTGGCAGTGAAGATTACAGATAGGAAAAATGTTCCTCCTGAGTTCTTGGAAAAATTTCTCCCCAGGGAATTGGAGATATTGGCAACAGTGAGCCACTGTTCTATCATCAAGATCTATGAGATCTTTGAGACATCTGGAAAAGTCTACATAGTCATGGAGCTTGGTGTACAAGGAGACTTACTGGAGTTCATCAAGAGAAACAGAGGTCTGCCTGAAGAAGTAGCACGCAAGATGTTTCGCCAGCTATCTTGTGCCGTCAAATACTGCCACGATTTGGACGTTGTCCACAGGGACCTAAAATGTGACAACATCCTCTTGGATAAAGACATGAACATCAAACTGTCTGACTTTGGCTTTTCCAAACGGTGCTTCCAGGATGAGAATGGGAAAGTGATCCTCAGTCAAACCTTCTGTGGTTCTGCTGCTTATGCTGCTCCTGAAGTGATAGAAGGTATTCCTTATCAGCCCAAAGTTTATGACATCTGGAGCCTGGGCGTCATTCTGTATGTGATGGTCAGCGGATACATGCCATACGATGACTCCAACGTTAAGAGAATGCTCCGCTTTCAGAAGGAACACCGAGTGATCTTCCCTGAGTCTTTGACACAAGAATGCAAAGATCTTATTTTCCGTATGCTGCAACCCGATGTGTCTCACCGGCTACAAATCGAAGATGTTTTGAACCATGCTTGGGTGCAGGGGAAGCGCCAGAAGCCACACACCATGCTTGAATAA
- the LOC128824859 gene encoding testis-specific serine/threonine-protein kinase 1-like, which produces MDDAAILKKRGYVLGINLGEGSYAKVKSAYSDRLKFNVAVKIINKKKAPRDFLERFLPREIEILAKVNHRAIVKTYEIFETSDGKVYIVMELGVQGDLLEFIKSRGAISEDVACKMFHQLSSAIKYCHDLDVVHRDLKCENLLLDKDFNIKLSDFGFSRRLTRDENGKLILSKTFCGSAAYAAPEVLQGIPYEPKIYDIWSLGVILFIMVCGSMPYDDSNIGKMLKIQKEHRVHFPKSKSLTVECKDLIYRMLQPDVARRLHIEEVFNHMWMQAPKPRVPLATSSVKEGECSQNLKELKSEHRQEIEPLGESKPNRPDYKTEFKVVPRLEAVPETEAAVPEEEQAEVNDLIDQMQRTGIKNDQK; this is translated from the coding sequence ATGGATGATGCTGCAATCCTTAAAAAGAGAGGCTATGTCTTGGGAATCAATCTGGGAGAAGGGTCATATGCTAAAGTGAAATCTGCCTACTCTGATCGACTGAAATTCAACGTGGCTGTGAAGATAATCAACAAGAAAAAAGCTCCTCGTGACTTCCTGGAAAGATTTCTCCCCAGGGAAATAGAGATTTTGGCCAAAGTGAATCATCGCGCAATTGTGAAGACCTATGAGATTTTTGAGACATCCGATGGCAAAGTCTACATCGTGATGGAGCTTGGCGTACAAGGAGACTTACTGGAGTTCATCAAGAGCAGAGGCGCCATCTCTGAGgatgtagcttgcaagatgtttcACCAGCTGTCTTCTGCCATCAAGTACTGCCACGATTTGGATGTAGTCCACAGGGATTTGAAATGTGAGAACCTCCTTCTAGACAAAGACTTTAATATCAAACTGTCAGATTTTGGCTTTTCCAGACGACTGACTCGAGATGAAAATGGCAAGCTTATTCTCAGTAAAACTTTCTGTGGTTCTGCTGCGTATGCAGCCCCTGAAGTGTTACAGGGCATTCCCTATGAGCCTAAGATTTATGACATATGGAGTCTGGGTGTCATTTTGTTTATAATGGTCTGTGGATCAATGCCATATGACGACTCAAACATTGGAAAAATGCTAAAGATTCAGAAAGAACACAGAGTGCACTTTCCCAAGTCCAAAAGCTTGACAGTTGAGTGCAAAGATCTTATTTACCGCATGCTGCAGCCGGACGTGGCTCGGAGGTTGCACATAGAGGAAGTTTTTAATCACATGTGGATGCAGGCTCCAAAACCCAGAGTTCCTTTGGCAACTTCATCTGTAAAAGAGGGAGAGTGTTCTCAGAATCTCAAAGAGTTGAAGTCAGAGCACAGACAGGAAATAGAACCCCTGGGGGAATCTAAGCCAAATAGACCAGATTACAAAACTGAGTTTAAAGTAGTGCCCAGATTGGAAGCAGTACCGGAAACAGAGGCTGCTGTTCCCGAGGAAGAGCAAGCAGAAGTTAATGATCTTATAGATCAAATGCAAAGAACGGGGATCAAAAATGATCAAAAATAG
- the LOC128824889 gene encoding testis-specific serine/threonine-protein kinase 2-like: protein MDDAAVLKKRGYIVGGNLGEGSYAKVKSAYSDRLKFDVAVKIIDRKKAPRDFLERFLPREIEILAKVNHCSVVKTYEIFETSDGKVYIVMELGTKGDLLEFIKNKGALAEDVARKMFRQLSSAIKYCHDLDIVHRDLKCENLLLDKDFNIKLSDFGFSRRLTRDENGKVILSKTFCGSAAYAAPEVLQGIPYQPKIYDIWSLGVILYIMVCGSMPYDDSNIRKMLKIQKEHRVHFPKSKNLTVECKDLIYRMLQPDVARRLHVDEILNHIWMQTPKSRVPSATSFVNEGECSRNLGKLKSEHKQEIEPVGESKPDRADYKTESKAVPRLEAVPEAEDAGSEEEQAEVNDLTDEMQRTAITNGDD, encoded by the coding sequence ATGGATGATGCTGCAGTCCTTAAAAAGAGAGGCTACATCGTGGGGGGAAATTTGGGAGAAGGGTCTTACGCTAAAGTGAAATCTGCCTACTCCGATCGACTGAAATTTGATGTAGCAGTAAAGATCATAGACCGGAAAAAAGCTCCTCGTGACTTCCTGGAAAGATTTCTCCCCAGGGAAATAGAGATTTTGGCCAAAGTGAATCACTGCTCCGTGGTCAAGACCTATGAGATTTTTGAGACATCTGATGGCAAAGTCTACATCGTGATGGAGCTGGGTACAAAAGGAGACTTACTGGAGTTCATCAAGAACAAAGGGGCTTTGGCTGAAGATGTAGCTCGCAAGATGTTTCGCCAGCTGTCTTCTGCCATCAAGTACTGCCACGATTTGGATATTGTTCACAGGGACTTGAAATGTGAGAACCTCCTTCTAGACAAAGACTTTAATATCAAACTGTCAGACTTTGGCTTTTCCAGACGACTGACTCGAGATGAAAATGGCAAAGTTATTCTCAGTAAAACCTTCTGTGGTTCTGCTGCGTATGCAGCCCCTGAAGTGTTACAGGGCATTCCCTATCAGCCTAAGATTTATGACATATGGAGTCTGGGTGTCATTTTGTATATAATGGTCTGTGGATCAATGCCATATGATGACTCAAACATTAGAAAAATGCTAAAGATTCAGAAAGAACACAGAGTGCACTTTCCCAAGTCTAAAAACTTGACAGTTGAATGCAAAGATCTTATTTACCGCATGCTGCAGCCAGATGTGGCTCGGAGGTTGCACGTAGATGAGATTTTAAATCATATTTGGATGCAGACTCCAAAATCCAGAGTTCCTTCAGCAACTTCATTTGTAAATGAGGGAGAGTGTTCTCGGAATCTTGGCAAGTTGAAGTCAGAGCACAAACAGGAAATAGAACCTGTGGGGGAATCTAAGCCAGATAGAGCAGATTACAAAACCGAGTCTAAAGCAgtgcccagattggaggcagtaCCGGAAGCAGAGGATGCCGGTTCCGAGGAAGAGCAAGCAGAAGTTAATGACCTTACAGATGAAATGCAAAGAACAGCGATCACAAATGGCGATGACTAA